A single genomic interval of Stenotrophomonas sp. ZAC14D1_NAIMI4_1 harbors:
- the nuoH gene encoding NADH-quinone oxidoreductase subunit NuoH, translating to MNELLLNAVDPLHQWLLGLGDIGALIWIILKILVITVPVIISVAFYVVWERKLIGWMHVRHGPMYVGMGIFQAFADVFKLLFKEVVQPSSANKAIYLLAPLITLAPAFAAWSVVPFDSQIVLSNANAGLLYLLAMTSLGIYGIILAGWASNSKYAFLGAMRASAQMISYEIAMGFALVGVMIASGSLNLSNIVMAQAGNSGFFDWFLLPLFPLFVIYWVSGVAETNRAPFDVVEGESEIVAGHMVEYSGGAFALFFLAEYANMILISFLISIFFLGGWLSPIQGWVNFGDVSPLVDWIWKGGAPWLFVKVFFFASAYIWFRASFPRFRYDQIMRLGWKVFIPLAILWIAVTAVMVFFGVIQKGV from the coding sequence ATGAACGAATTGCTGTTGAACGCGGTCGACCCGCTGCACCAGTGGCTGCTTGGCCTTGGTGATATCGGCGCGCTGATCTGGATCATCCTGAAGATCCTGGTGATCACCGTTCCGGTGATCATCTCGGTGGCCTTCTACGTGGTCTGGGAACGCAAGCTGATCGGCTGGATGCACGTCCGCCACGGCCCGATGTACGTGGGCATGGGCATCTTCCAGGCCTTCGCCGACGTCTTCAAGCTGCTGTTCAAGGAAGTGGTCCAGCCGAGCAGCGCCAACAAGGCGATCTACCTGCTCGCACCGCTGATCACCCTGGCCCCGGCCTTCGCGGCCTGGTCGGTGGTGCCCTTCGATTCGCAGATCGTGCTGTCCAACGCCAACGCCGGCCTGCTGTACCTGCTGGCGATGACCTCGCTGGGCATCTACGGCATCATCCTGGCCGGTTGGGCGTCCAACTCGAAGTACGCGTTCCTGGGTGCCATGCGCGCCTCGGCGCAGATGATCAGCTACGAAATCGCCATGGGCTTCGCCCTGGTCGGCGTGATGATCGCTTCGGGCAGCCTGAACCTGAGCAACATCGTGATGGCGCAGGCCGGCAATTCCGGCTTCTTCGACTGGTTCCTGCTGCCGCTGTTCCCGTTGTTCGTCATCTACTGGGTGTCGGGCGTGGCTGAAACCAACCGCGCGCCGTTCGACGTGGTGGAAGGCGAATCGGAAATCGTCGCCGGCCACATGGTCGAATACTCCGGCGGTGCCTTCGCCCTGTTCTTCCTGGCCGAATACGCGAACATGATCCTGATCAGCTTCCTGATCTCGATCTTCTTCCTCGGCGGCTGGCTGAGCCCGATCCAGGGTTGGGTCAACTTCGGTGATGTCTCGCCGCTGGTCGACTGGATCTGGAAGGGCGGCGCACCGTGGCTGTTCGTCAAGGTGTTCTTCTTCGCCAGTGCCTACATCTGGTTCCGTGCCAGCTTCCCGCGCTTCCGCTACGACCAGATCATGCGCCTGGGCTGGAAGGTCTTCATCCCGCTGGCCATTCTGTGGATCGCGGTTACCGCCGTCATGGTGTTCTTCGGCGTGATTCAAAAGGGCGTCTAA
- the nuoF gene encoding NADH-quinone oxidoreductase subunit NuoF — translation MAHHHESKGPVGPAPLPHQVVYTTLHYDTPWSYESYLKTGGYAALRKILEEKIPPEQVIEMVKASGLRGRGGAGFPTGLKWSFMPKGNMQKYILCNSDESEPGTCKDRDILRYNPHSVVEGMAIACYATGSTVGYNYLRGEFHHEPFENFEQALADAYANGWLGKNVMGSGVDIDIYGALGAGAYICGEETALMESLEGKKGQPRYKPPFPANFGLYGKPSTINNTETYGSVPAIIRNGPEWFKGLSLTANGGPKCFSVSGCVQNGGNFEVPLGTTFDDLLAMAGGLRPGRTLKGAIPGGVSMPVLTAAELKGLPMDYDTIRALGSGLGSGAVVVLDDSVCCVKFACRISQFFHKESCGQCTPCREGTGWMHRVLERIVAGKATMEDLHQLKAVAGQIEGHTICAFGEAAAWPIQGFLRQFWDEFEYYIVNGHSMVDGKKVEAAAA, via the coding sequence ATGGCACATCACCACGAATCCAAGGGTCCGGTCGGCCCCGCGCCGCTGCCGCACCAGGTGGTCTACACCACCCTGCATTACGACACCCCGTGGTCGTACGAAAGCTACCTGAAGACCGGTGGCTATGCCGCCCTGCGCAAGATCCTCGAAGAGAAGATCCCGCCGGAGCAGGTCATCGAGATGGTCAAGGCCTCGGGCCTGCGCGGCCGCGGTGGCGCGGGCTTCCCGACCGGCCTGAAGTGGTCCTTCATGCCCAAGGGCAACATGCAGAAGTACATCCTCTGCAACTCGGATGAATCCGAGCCGGGCACCTGCAAGGACCGCGACATCCTGCGCTACAACCCGCATTCGGTCGTGGAAGGCATGGCGATCGCCTGCTACGCCACCGGCTCGACCGTGGGCTACAACTACCTGCGCGGTGAGTTCCACCACGAGCCGTTCGAGAACTTCGAACAGGCCCTGGCCGATGCCTATGCAAATGGCTGGCTGGGCAAGAACGTGATGGGCTCGGGCGTGGACATCGACATCTACGGTGCCCTGGGCGCCGGCGCCTACATCTGCGGCGAAGAAACCGCACTGATGGAATCGCTGGAAGGCAAGAAGGGCCAGCCGCGCTACAAGCCGCCGTTCCCGGCGAACTTCGGCCTGTACGGCAAGCCGTCGACGATCAACAACACCGAAACCTACGGTTCGGTGCCGGCGATCATCCGCAACGGTCCGGAGTGGTTCAAGGGCCTGAGCCTGACCGCCAACGGTGGCCCGAAGTGCTTCTCGGTCTCCGGCTGCGTGCAGAACGGCGGCAACTTCGAAGTGCCGCTGGGCACCACCTTCGACGACCTGCTGGCGATGGCCGGTGGCCTGCGTCCGGGCCGCACCCTGAAGGGCGCGATCCCGGGCGGCGTGTCGATGCCGGTGCTGACCGCGGCCGAGCTGAAGGGCCTGCCGATGGACTACGACACTATCCGCGCACTGGGCTCCGGCCTGGGTTCGGGCGCCGTCGTGGTGCTGGATGACAGCGTCTGTTGCGTCAAGTTCGCCTGCCGCATCAGCCAGTTCTTCCACAAGGAATCCTGCGGCCAGTGCACCCCGTGCCGTGAAGGTACCGGCTGGATGCACCGCGTGCTGGAGCGCATCGTCGCCGGCAAGGCCACGATGGAAGACCTGCACCAGCTGAAGGCGGTGGCCGGCCAGATCGAAGGCCACACCATCTGTGCGTTCGGCGAAGCGGCTGCATGGCCCATCCAGGGCTTCCTGCGCCAGTTCTGGGACGAGTTCGAGTACTACATCGTCAACGGTCATTCGATGGTTGACGGCAAGAAGGTGGAGGCAGCCGCTGCATGA
- the secG gene encoding preprotein translocase subunit SecG: MLMLILNVVYVLVAVAMIALILMQRGSGAAAGSGFGAGASGTVFGARGASNFLSKSTKWLAVVFFGISLFMAWYAGHGSRPAAEQDLGLMSAPAASAPAAPAGELPAVPKADAVPAAPVPAATVPAQAESSVSGEEKPSEGSQKD, from the coding sequence ATGCTGATGTTGATCCTCAATGTCGTCTACGTGCTCGTGGCCGTGGCCATGATCGCGCTCATCCTGATGCAGCGTGGTTCGGGTGCGGCGGCTGGTTCGGGCTTCGGCGCTGGCGCCTCGGGCACTGTGTTTGGTGCGCGTGGCGCGTCCAACTTCCTGTCCAAGTCGACCAAGTGGCTGGCCGTGGTGTTCTTCGGCATCAGCCTCTTCATGGCCTGGTATGCCGGTCACGGCAGCCGTCCGGCGGCCGAGCAGGACCTGGGCCTGATGTCCGCCCCGGCGGCCAGCGCTCCGGCCGCCCCGGCGGGTGAACTTCCGGCCGTTCCGAAGGCCGATGCGGTCCCGGCCGCCCCGGTTCCGGCCGCGACTGTGCCGGCTCAGGCGGAATCTTCGGTTTCTGGTGAAGAAAAGCCTTCGGAAGGCTCCCAGAAAGACTGA
- a CDS encoding NADH-quinone oxidoreductase subunit J yields MDWVNIAFWVFAIAATVSAGAVISVRNPVHAVLCLVLTFFSIACVWLLVGAEFLGVALVLVYVGAVMVLFLFVVMMLDIDPTNLREGWVRYLPVGLIVAVAMLVQMLILIGVKGRAVNAFPADNAAALAADTSNITWLARSLFTEYLLPFEFAAVILTVAVVAAVMLTLRRRTGVKVQNPGDQTMVKASQRLRVVKMDAEKPLVHSNTKPVAGDEETQA; encoded by the coding sequence ATGGATTGGGTAAATATCGCTTTCTGGGTGTTCGCCATCGCGGCAACGGTTTCGGCCGGTGCGGTGATCAGCGTGCGCAACCCGGTTCACGCCGTGCTCTGCCTGGTGCTGACCTTCTTCTCCATTGCCTGCGTGTGGCTGCTGGTCGGTGCCGAGTTCCTCGGTGTCGCGCTGGTGCTCGTCTACGTCGGCGCGGTGATGGTGCTGTTCCTGTTCGTGGTGATGATGCTCGACATCGATCCCACGAACCTGCGTGAGGGCTGGGTGCGCTACCTGCCGGTCGGCCTGATCGTGGCCGTCGCCATGCTGGTGCAGATGCTGATCCTGATCGGGGTGAAGGGCAGGGCGGTCAACGCCTTCCCGGCGGACAACGCTGCGGCCCTGGCCGCGGACACGTCCAACATCACCTGGCTGGCCCGCAGCCTGTTCACCGAGTACCTGCTGCCGTTCGAGTTCGCCGCCGTCATCCTGACCGTGGCCGTGGTTGCCGCCGTCATGCTGACCCTGCGTCGCCGTACCGGTGTCAAGGTCCAGAACCCGGGCGACCAGACCATGGTCAAGGCCTCGCAGCGTCTGCGCGTGGTCAAGATGGACGCTGAAAAGCCGCTGGTCCACAGCAACACCAAGCCGGTCGCGGGCGACGAGGAGACCCAGGCATGA
- a CDS encoding NADH-quinone oxidoreductase subunit A, with amino-acid sequence MLAEYLPSLLFLIVATGIGITLMLIGRFLGPRRPDLEKLSPYECGFEAFEDARMKFDVRYYLIAIQFIVFDLEIIFIVPWTQVFMELGARSLVTMGLFVGMLFLGFIYVWKKGALEWE; translated from the coding sequence GTGCTGGCCGAATATTTGCCGTCTCTGCTGTTTCTGATCGTCGCGACCGGTATCGGCATCACGCTGATGCTGATCGGTCGATTCCTCGGTCCCCGCCGCCCCGATCTGGAAAAGCTCTCGCCGTACGAGTGCGGCTTCGAGGCCTTCGAAGACGCGCGCATGAAGTTCGATGTGCGCTACTACCTGATCGCGATCCAGTTCATCGTCTTCGACCTGGAAATCATCTTCATCGTGCCGTGGACCCAGGTCTTCATGGAGCTGGGCGCCCGTTCGCTCGTCACCATGGGCCTGTTCGTCGGCATGCTGTTCCTCGGTTTCATTTACGTCTGGAAGAAGGGAGCGCTGGAATGGGAGTGA
- the nuoG gene encoding NADH-quinone oxidoreductase subunit NuoG, whose translation MSAQPVNPSVPPDHVTIEIDGKSLVVPKGSMIIQAADKAGISIPRFCYHEKLPIAANCRMCLVDVEKSPKPAPACATPVMDGMKVATRSEKALKFQRSVMEFLLINHPLDCPICDQGGECELQDVSLGYGRSVSRFNERKRVVPDEDMGPLVATEMTRCIQCTRCVRFTADVAGTYELGGMYRGENLQIGTYDGKPLTTELSGNVVDVCPVGALTNKVFQFRARPWELTARESLGYHDAMGSNLFLHVRRGEVLRTVPRDNEAVNECWLSDRDRYSHQGLYSEDRAVKPLRKVNGEWKEVSWAEGLAAAAEILKAHQGDHLGVLVHPSTSNEEGALLARLAKGLGSNNIDHRINNRDFSDAATAEVFGLPLAEIEGADRIVILGSNIRHELPLLHARLRKAQTTKGAKIHVVNPVDFDFAFSVAGKQIVAPSKFVDALANEELRSAVQGGTNTVLIVGGIAENHPQAAAIRAAARDFAAATGARLCRIPQGANAVGLARAGVLPAGKDVATMLAQPRQAYVVYGLEPGLDFADAPAARKALVGAKVVAFSQFACVSTRDVADVILPIGALPEIDATLTNLDGREQSARAGGKLPGEAREGWRVLRALGGEMALAGFDFTDLAGLRASLVPVSVAVAASAQPAVAGEGLEVASTAAIYRTDAVVRRAPALQSHPLNNAPRIVLNADDAARLQLQEGQMAKVGTDAGKATLPVVVDARVAAGSVWIESGHGATAPLGAARVSVVAA comes from the coding sequence ATGAGCGCGCAACCCGTAAATCCGAGCGTCCCACCCGATCACGTCACCATCGAGATCGATGGCAAGTCGCTGGTCGTGCCCAAGGGCTCGATGATCATCCAGGCCGCCGACAAGGCTGGCATCTCCATTCCGCGCTTCTGCTACCACGAGAAGCTGCCGATCGCCGCCAACTGCCGCATGTGCCTGGTGGACGTGGAAAAGTCGCCGAAGCCGGCGCCGGCCTGCGCCACCCCGGTGATGGACGGCATGAAGGTCGCCACCCGCAGTGAGAAGGCGCTCAAGTTCCAGCGTTCGGTGATGGAGTTCCTGCTCATCAACCACCCGCTGGACTGCCCGATCTGCGACCAGGGCGGCGAGTGCGAACTGCAGGACGTCTCGCTGGGCTATGGCCGTTCGGTCAGCCGCTTCAACGAGCGCAAGCGCGTGGTGCCGGACGAGGACATGGGTCCGCTGGTCGCCACCGAGATGACCCGCTGCATCCAGTGCACCCGCTGCGTGCGCTTCACCGCCGACGTGGCTGGCACCTATGAACTGGGTGGCATGTACCGTGGCGAGAACCTGCAGATCGGTACCTACGACGGCAAGCCGCTGACCACCGAGCTGTCCGGCAACGTCGTCGACGTCTGCCCGGTCGGCGCGCTGACCAACAAGGTGTTCCAGTTCCGCGCCCGCCCGTGGGAACTGACCGCGCGCGAATCGCTGGGCTACCACGACGCCATGGGTTCGAACCTGTTCCTGCACGTGCGTCGCGGCGAAGTGCTGCGCACCGTGCCGCGCGACAACGAAGCCGTGAACGAGTGCTGGCTGTCCGACCGTGACCGCTACTCGCACCAGGGCCTGTACAGCGAAGACCGTGCGGTCAAGCCGCTGCGCAAGGTCAATGGCGAGTGGAAGGAAGTGAGCTGGGCCGAAGGCCTGGCCGCGGCCGCCGAGATCCTCAAGGCCCACCAGGGTGACCACCTGGGCGTGCTGGTGCACCCGTCGACCTCCAACGAGGAAGGCGCGCTGCTGGCCCGCCTGGCCAAGGGCCTGGGCTCGAACAACATCGACCACCGCATCAACAACCGCGATTTCTCCGACGCCGCAACCGCCGAAGTGTTCGGCCTGCCGCTGGCCGAGATCGAAGGCGCCGACCGCATCGTCATTCTGGGCAGCAACATCCGCCACGAACTGCCGCTGCTGCACGCCCGCCTGCGCAAGGCGCAGACCACCAAGGGCGCGAAGATCCACGTCGTCAACCCGGTGGACTTCGACTTCGCCTTCAGCGTTGCCGGCAAGCAGATCGTCGCCCCGTCGAAGTTCGTCGACGCGCTGGCCAACGAAGAACTGCGTTCGGCAGTGCAGGGCGGTACCAACACCGTGCTGATCGTCGGTGGCATCGCCGAGAACCACCCGCAGGCCGCCGCGATCCGCGCCGCCGCGCGTGATTTCGCTGCCGCTACCGGTGCCAGGCTGTGCCGCATCCCGCAGGGCGCCAATGCCGTGGGCCTGGCCCGCGCCGGCGTGCTGCCGGCCGGCAAGGACGTCGCCACCATGCTGGCGCAGCCGCGCCAGGCCTACGTGGTGTACGGCCTGGAACCGGGCCTGGACTTCGCCGATGCCCCGGCCGCGCGCAAGGCGCTGGTCGGTGCCAAGGTGGTGGCCTTCAGCCAGTTCGCCTGTGTCTCCACCCGCGACGTTGCCGACGTCATCCTGCCGATCGGTGCACTGCCGGAAATCGACGCCACCCTGACCAACCTCGATGGTCGCGAGCAGTCGGCCCGCGCCGGCGGCAAGCTGCCGGGCGAGGCCCGTGAAGGCTGGCGCGTGCTGCGCGCACTGGGCGGCGAGATGGCACTGGCCGGTTTCGACTTCACCGACCTGGCCGGCCTGCGTGCCAGCCTGGTGCCGGTGTCGGTCGCCGTGGCTGCCTCGGCCCAGCCGGCCGTTGCCGGCGAAGGCCTGGAAGTGGCTTCGACCGCTGCGATCTACCGCACCGATGCGGTGGTCCGCCGCGCCCCGGCGCTGCAGTCGCATCCGCTGAACAACGCCCCGCGCATCGTGCTGAACGCTGACGATGCCGCGCGCCTGCAGCTGCAGGAAGGGCAGATGGCCAAGGTCGGCACCGATGCCGGCAAGGCCACCCTGCCGGTGGTGGTCGACGCCCGCGTCGCTGCGGGTTCGGTCTGGATTGAATCGGGCCACGGCGCGACCGCGCCGCTGGGTGCCGCTCGCGTATCGGTGGTGGCTGCATGA
- a CDS encoding NADH-quinone oxidoreductase subunit C, with protein MAEQASFIDRLSARFAGAKVIVVEPRGEVTLEVPAAEWHATALALRDEFGFEQAVDLCGVDYLGYGSDEWDTADVSSQGFSRGVEGKAQGRFAWGEFPTEENGADGASPQHMPTQRFAVVAQLRSYQHNLMLHLRCFAPDEALPVVSSLTGIWPGLNWFEREAFDLYGVIFEGHPDLRRILTDYGFVGHPFRKDFPLIGNVEVRYDEEKKRVIYEPVTSVEPRVGVPRVIRDDARLQTAEGERAQEAVK; from the coding sequence ATGGCAGAGCAAGCATCCTTCATCGACCGACTCTCCGCACGTTTCGCTGGTGCGAAGGTCATCGTGGTCGAACCCCGCGGCGAAGTGACGCTGGAGGTGCCTGCCGCCGAGTGGCATGCCACCGCGCTGGCGCTGCGTGACGAGTTTGGTTTCGAGCAGGCCGTGGATCTCTGCGGCGTCGATTACCTCGGTTATGGCTCCGACGAATGGGACACCGCTGACGTGTCCTCGCAGGGCTTCAGCCGCGGCGTCGAAGGCAAGGCCCAGGGCCGTTTCGCGTGGGGCGAGTTCCCCACCGAAGAAAACGGTGCCGATGGCGCGAGCCCGCAGCACATGCCGACCCAGCGTTTCGCCGTGGTCGCCCAGCTGCGCTCCTACCAGCACAACCTGATGTTGCACCTGCGCTGCTTCGCCCCTGACGAAGCACTGCCGGTGGTGTCCTCGCTGACCGGCATCTGGCCGGGCCTGAACTGGTTCGAGCGCGAAGCGTTCGACCTGTACGGCGTGATCTTCGAAGGTCACCCGGACCTGCGCCGGATCCTGACCGACTACGGTTTCGTCGGCCATCCGTTCCGCAAGGACTTCCCGCTCATCGGCAACGTCGAAGTCCGCTACGACGAAGAAAAGAAGCGCGTGATCTACGAACCGGTCACCTCGGTGGAGCCGCGTGTCGGCGTGCCGCGCGTGATCCGTGACGACGCCCGTCTGCAGACCGCAGAAGGTGAGCGCGCGCAGGAGGCAGTGAAGTGA
- a CDS encoding NADH-quinone oxidoreductase subunit D produces the protein MSHVHQAGEAFASNPAESRQEIRNYTMNFGPQHPAAHGVLRLILEMDGETIMRADPHVGLLHRGTEKLAESKPFNQSIGYMDRLDYVSMMCNEHAYVRSIETLMGIEAPERAQYIRTMFDEITRILNHLMWLGSNALDLGAMAVMLYAFREREELMDCYEAVSGARMHAAYYRPGGVYRDLPDHMPKYKESRWHKGKALKQLNASREGSLLDFLENFTNEFPGRVDEYETLLTDNRIWKQRTVGIGVVSPELAHQWGMTGVMLRGSGVAWDLRKKRPYAKYDAVDFDIPLGKEGDCYDRYLCRVAEMRESNRIIKQCVAWLKANPGPVMVKNFKVAPPKREDMKDDMEALIHHFKLFSEGYCVPAGETYSAVEAPKGEFGCYLVSDGANKPFRVHLRAPGFAHLSSIDSIVRGHMLADVVAMIGTYDLVFGEVDR, from the coding sequence GTGAGCCACGTACACCAGGCCGGCGAAGCCTTCGCCAGCAACCCCGCCGAAAGCCGGCAGGAAATCCGCAACTACACCATGAACTTCGGCCCGCAGCATCCGGCCGCCCATGGTGTGCTGCGCCTGATCCTGGAAATGGATGGCGAAACCATCATGCGCGCCGACCCGCACGTCGGCCTGCTGCATCGTGGTACCGAAAAGCTGGCCGAGTCCAAGCCGTTCAACCAGTCGATCGGTTACATGGATCGCCTGGATTACGTGTCGATGATGTGCAACGAGCACGCCTACGTGCGCTCGATCGAGACCCTGATGGGGATCGAGGCGCCGGAGCGTGCGCAGTACATCCGCACCATGTTCGACGAAATCACCCGCATCCTGAACCACCTGATGTGGCTGGGCTCCAACGCACTCGACCTGGGTGCGATGGCGGTCATGCTGTACGCCTTCCGCGAACGCGAAGAGCTGATGGACTGCTACGAAGCGGTCTCCGGCGCGCGCATGCACGCGGCGTACTACCGTCCGGGCGGCGTCTACCGCGACCTGCCGGACCACATGCCGAAGTACAAGGAATCGCGCTGGCACAAGGGCAAGGCGCTGAAGCAGCTCAATGCTTCGCGTGAAGGCTCGCTGCTGGACTTCCTGGAGAACTTCACCAACGAGTTCCCGGGTCGCGTCGACGAATACGAAACCCTGCTGACCGACAACCGTATCTGGAAGCAGCGTACGGTCGGCATCGGCGTGGTCAGTCCGGAACTGGCCCACCAGTGGGGCATGACCGGCGTGATGCTGCGCGGTTCGGGCGTTGCCTGGGATCTGCGCAAGAAGCGTCCGTACGCCAAGTACGATGCCGTCGATTTCGACATCCCGCTGGGCAAGGAAGGCGACTGCTACGACCGCTACCTGTGCCGCGTGGCCGAAATGCGCGAATCCAACCGCATCATCAAGCAGTGCGTGGCGTGGCTGAAGGCCAACCCGGGCCCGGTGATGGTGAAGAACTTCAAGGTCGCTCCGCCCAAGCGCGAGGACATGAAGGACGACATGGAAGCGCTGATCCACCACTTCAAGCTGTTCAGCGAAGGCTATTGCGTCCCGGCCGGCGAAACCTATTCGGCGGTGGAAGCCCCGAAGGGCGAGTTCGGCTGTTACCTGGTCTCCGATGGCGCCAACAAGCCTTTCCGCGTGCACCTGCGCGCGCCGGGCTTCGCCCACCTGTCCTCGATCGATTCGATCGTGCGCGGCCACATGCTGGCTGACGTGGTGGCAATGATCGGCACCTACGATCTGGTGTTCGGCGAGGTTGACCGGTAA
- the nuoK gene encoding NADH-quinone oxidoreductase subunit NuoK, translating to MITLGHILALGAVLFCISLAGIFLNRKNIIVLLMSIELMLLSVNINFVGFSRQLGDPSGQLFVFFILTVAAAEAAIGLAILVTLFRTRRTINVGEVDSLKG from the coding sequence ATGATCACTCTCGGCCACATCCTGGCGCTGGGCGCGGTGCTGTTCTGCATCAGCCTTGCCGGCATCTTCCTCAACCGCAAGAACATCATCGTCCTGCTGATGTCCATCGAGTTGATGCTGCTGTCGGTGAACATCAACTTCGTCGGGTTCTCGCGCCAGCTGGGCGATCCGTCCGGCCAGCTGTTCGTGTTCTTCATCCTGACCGTTGCCGCTGCCGAGGCCGCCATCGGCCTGGCGATCCTGGTGACCCTGTTCCGTACACGCCGCACAATCAATGTCGGCGAAGTCGATTCGCTGAAGGGCTGA
- the nuoI gene encoding NADH-quinone oxidoreductase subunit NuoI: MNRITHYFKSLLLLELLAGLWLTLKYSFKPKYTMMYPMEKFPQSPRFRGLHALRRYPNGEERCIACKLCEAVCPALAITIDSAKREDGTRRTTRYDIDLFKCIFCGFCEESCPVDSIVETHILEYHFENRGENIVTKPQLLALGDRLENEIAERRAADAAYR; encoded by the coding sequence ATGAACAGGATTACCCATTACTTCAAGAGCCTGCTGCTGCTCGAACTGCTGGCCGGTCTCTGGCTGACGCTGAAGTACAGCTTCAAGCCGAAGTACACGATGATGTACCCGATGGAGAAGTTCCCGCAGTCGCCGCGCTTCCGTGGCCTGCACGCCCTGCGCCGTTACCCCAACGGTGAAGAGCGCTGCATCGCCTGCAAGCTGTGCGAAGCGGTGTGCCCGGCACTGGCCATCACCATCGACTCGGCCAAGCGCGAGGACGGCACCCGCCGTACCACCCGCTACGACATCGATCTGTTCAAGTGCATCTTCTGCGGCTTCTGTGAAGAAAGCTGCCCGGTGGACTCGATCGTCGAAACCCACATCCTCGAGTACCACTTCGAGAACCGTGGCGAAAACATCGTTACCAAGCCGCAGCTGCTGGCCCTTGGCGATCGTCTCGAAAACGAGATCGCCGAGCGTCGTGCCGCCGATGCCGCTTACCGCTGA
- a CDS encoding NADH-quinone oxidoreductase subunit B — translation MGVIQTLDGLMNNPVPEGRVDDILRPEGDNPLLEKGFVTTSVDALLNWARTGSMWPMTFGLACCAVEMMHAGAARLDLDRYGVVFRPSPRQSDVMIVAGTLVNKMAPALRKVYDQMPDPKWVISMGSCANGGGYYHYSYSVVRGCDRVVPVDVYVPGCPPTAEALVYGILQLQKKIWRTQTIAR, via the coding sequence ATGGGAGTGATTCAGACTCTCGATGGCCTCATGAACAACCCGGTCCCGGAAGGGCGGGTTGATGACATCCTGCGGCCGGAGGGCGACAACCCGCTGCTGGAAAAGGGCTTCGTCACCACCAGCGTCGACGCACTGCTGAACTGGGCGCGCACCGGCTCGATGTGGCCGATGACCTTCGGTTTGGCCTGCTGCGCGGTCGAGATGATGCACGCCGGCGCCGCGCGCCTGGATCTTGACCGCTACGGCGTGGTGTTCCGCCCGTCGCCGCGTCAGTCCGACGTGATGATCGTGGCCGGCACCCTGGTCAACAAGATGGCCCCGGCGCTGCGCAAGGTCTACGACCAGATGCCGGACCCGAAGTGGGTCATCTCGATGGGCAGCTGCGCCAACGGCGGCGGCTACTACCATTACTCCTATTCTGTCGTGCGCGGCTGTGATCGCGTGGTGCCGGTGGACGTCTACGTCCCGGGCTGCCCGCCGACCGCCGAGGCGCTGGTGTACGGGATCCTGCAGCTGCAGAAGAAGATCTGGCGTACACAGACCATCGCCCGCTGA
- the nuoE gene encoding NADH-quinone oxidoreductase subunit NuoE, which translates to MKATGNFETARDVDPMVVLSDKTRAHIDHWLSKFPPDRKRSAVLQGLHAAQEQNEGWLTDELIAGVAKYLDLPPVWAYEVASFYSMFETEKVGRNNVAICTNISCWLNGAEDIVRHCEKKLGIKHGQSTPDGRVYLKREEECLAGCGGAPMMVINGHYHERLTLEKVDELLDGLE; encoded by the coding sequence ATGAAGGCGACAGGTAATTTCGAGACGGCGCGCGACGTCGACCCGATGGTGGTGTTGAGCGACAAGACGCGCGCTCACATCGATCACTGGCTGTCCAAGTTCCCGCCGGACCGCAAGCGCTCTGCCGTGCTGCAGGGCCTGCACGCGGCCCAGGAGCAGAACGAGGGCTGGCTGACCGACGAGCTGATCGCCGGCGTGGCCAAGTACCTCGACCTGCCGCCAGTGTGGGCCTACGAGGTCGCCAGCTTCTACTCGATGTTCGAGACCGAGAAGGTGGGCCGCAACAACGTGGCCATCTGCACCAACATCAGCTGCTGGCTCAATGGCGCCGAGGACATCGTGCGCCATTGCGAGAAGAAGCTGGGCATCAAGCACGGCCAGTCCACCCCGGACGGCCGCGTCTACCTCAAGCGCGAGGAAGAGTGCCTGGCAGGCTGCGGTGGTGCACCGATGATGGTCATCAACGGTCATTACCATGAGCGTCTGACCCTGGAAAAGGTCGACGAGCTGCTGGACGGGCTGGAGTAA